In uncultured Desulfobacter sp., one DNA window encodes the following:
- the era gene encoding GTPase Era, producing MSEITRSGFVGIIGAPNAGKSTLLNQVLGQKISITSKKPQTTRDRILGIVNRPHSQIVFLDTPGIHKSTTLLNQRIVDQAVQAMDDVDLILFMVDTASRNYASEKMIVKRFETVGKPVILALNKIDLAKKAAVYEQVEMFRHMYAFETIVPVSARKNIQVGLLLDEVESRLPQGPPLYPEETFTDVSEKYMVSEIIREKVFRLTGMEIPYSSAVTVDAFDVEKKLIVIHASIHLVRDSQKGIVIGKNGSMLKRIGSNARKDIEQMLGSKVLLKLFVKVTRDWVSNKRHLSEFGY from the coding sequence ATGTCTGAAATCACCCGTTCAGGATTTGTGGGTATTATCGGTGCACCCAACGCCGGCAAATCCACACTGCTCAATCAGGTTCTTGGCCAAAAAATCTCAATTACATCCAAAAAGCCCCAGACGACTCGTGACCGTATTCTTGGTATTGTGAATCGCCCCCACTCCCAGATCGTATTTCTGGATACGCCGGGAATTCACAAAAGTACAACCCTGCTTAATCAGCGAATCGTAGACCAAGCGGTTCAGGCCATGGACGATGTGGATTTGATTCTTTTTATGGTGGATACGGCATCCCGGAACTATGCGTCGGAAAAAATGATCGTAAAGAGATTTGAAACCGTTGGGAAACCTGTAATCCTGGCATTAAACAAAATTGATCTGGCCAAAAAAGCGGCTGTGTACGAACAAGTCGAAATGTTCAGGCATATGTACGCGTTTGAGACCATTGTGCCTGTCTCTGCCAGAAAAAACATCCAGGTGGGCCTGCTTCTTGATGAAGTGGAATCCCGTCTACCCCAGGGACCGCCCCTCTACCCGGAGGAGACCTTTACCGACGTTTCCGAAAAATATATGGTCAGCGAAATTATCCGGGAAAAGGTATTCCGGCTCACCGGCATGGAGATCCCCTATTCATCAGCTGTAACGGTGGATGCCTTTGATGTGGAAAAAAAGCTGATTGTCATCCATGCCAGCATTCATCTGGTACGCGATTCCCAGAAGGGGATCGTCATTGGCAAAAACGGCAGCATGCTCAAACGAATCGGATCAAACGCCAGAAAAGATATTGAGCAGATGCTGGGTAGCAAGGTACTGCTCAAACTCTTCGTCAAGGTGACCCGGGATTGGGTGTCTAATAAGCGGCACCTCAGTGAATTTGGATATTAA
- a CDS encoding HNH endonuclease, with protein sequence MIDINNFFSFPDDIVTKKERAKARQLRSSQWWKRKRSSGICHYCEERFPPKELTMDHVIPLSRGGRSEKFNLVPCCKDCNTQKQRMLPAEWDEYMLRLGADKKNRPE encoded by the coding sequence ATGATAGATATAAATAATTTTTTTTCTTTTCCCGACGATATTGTAACAAAAAAAGAACGTGCCAAGGCCAGGCAGCTTAGGAGCAGTCAGTGGTGGAAGCGAAAACGATCATCCGGAATATGTCACTATTGCGAAGAACGCTTCCCCCCTAAAGAGTTGACCATGGATCATGTAATTCCCCTTTCCCGGGGAGGACGATCGGAAAAATTTAACCTGGTACCATGCTGCAAGGACTGTAATACGCAAAAACAGCGAATGCTGCCGGCGGAGTGGGATGAATACATGCTAAGGCTTGGGGCGGATAAAAAAAATCGGCCGGAATGA
- the queF gene encoding preQ(1) synthase, translated as MENKHYDTPFTVDTADVITPDLLEPIEYAYKSKRSIDIKITQPEYTSVCPMTGLPDNGTIIIEYKPDAHLVELKSLKYYLMQYRNVGMFYEHVVNKILDDLVSVINPLYMKVTGEFTPRGGISSVGSAEYIKP; from the coding sequence ATGGAAAACAAGCACTACGACACCCCTTTTACAGTGGACACGGCTGATGTAATCACACCGGATCTACTGGAACCCATTGAATACGCTTATAAATCAAAGCGAAGCATTGATATTAAAATCACCCAACCTGAATACACGTCTGTCTGCCCCATGACAGGTTTGCCGGATAATGGCACCATCATTATCGAGTATAAGCCTGACGCACACTTGGTAGAGTTGAAGTCACTTAAATACTATCTAATGCAGTACAGAAACGTCGGCATGTTTTATGAGCATGTGGTGAATAAAATTCTGGACGATCTGGTCTCGGTGATAAATCCTCTCTACATGAAGGTGACCGGCGAATTCACCCCGCGCGGCGGTATTTCGTCCGTAGGATCTGCTGAATATATCAAGCCTTGA
- the dusB gene encoding tRNA dihydrouridine synthase DusB: MKIKDLEINGITFLAPLAGITNLPFRQLIKDCGCAVVCSEMISAKGIFYNSEKTITLLKSQENERPLSVQIFGSDPISMGQAAAFIDNLGIADIIDINFGCSVRKVVKQGAGVALMKDPALAQKILKSVRYATSLPFTIKIRSGWDASGDQAVNLAKIAEDHGVNAITFHPRTAAQGFKGKADWQLIARLKQAIRIPVIGNGDIITPQDAGKMLSQTGCDAVMVGRAAMANPFILSQIEQYVAHGTFVKPEPWAIFRKMEALIQGYVSYFGEVTACRMLRGRLSWFVRGLSGAAAFRKELSTLASSAQALEMIRNFEAGLKA, encoded by the coding sequence ATGAAAATAAAAGATTTAGAAATTAATGGTATCACCTTTCTGGCGCCTTTGGCAGGGATTACCAATCTGCCCTTCAGACAGCTGATAAAAGATTGCGGGTGTGCTGTGGTATGCTCGGAGATGATCAGTGCCAAAGGCATATTCTATAACTCGGAGAAAACGATAACCTTGCTTAAGTCGCAGGAAAACGAACGGCCTTTATCTGTTCAGATTTTTGGGTCGGATCCGATATCCATGGGGCAGGCTGCCGCATTTATCGATAATCTTGGTATAGCGGATATCATTGACATCAATTTTGGGTGCAGTGTCAGGAAAGTTGTTAAGCAAGGCGCCGGTGTCGCCCTCATGAAGGATCCGGCCCTTGCGCAAAAAATTTTAAAGTCTGTCAGGTATGCCACGTCGCTTCCGTTTACCATAAAAATACGCAGCGGGTGGGATGCTTCCGGAGATCAGGCCGTGAATCTTGCAAAAATCGCCGAAGACCATGGGGTGAACGCCATCACCTTTCATCCGAGGACAGCCGCTCAGGGATTTAAAGGGAAGGCGGACTGGCAGTTGATTGCAAGACTTAAACAAGCCATCCGCATTCCCGTGATCGGGAACGGCGACATCATTACCCCCCAGGACGCAGGAAAAATGCTTTCCCAAACCGGCTGTGACGCCGTCATGGTGGGAAGGGCGGCCATGGCCAATCCGTTCATCCTTTCACAGATCGAACAGTATGTGGCCCATGGCACATTCGTCAAGCCTGAGCCTTGGGCCATCTTCAGAAAAATGGAAGCCCTGATCCAGGGGTATGTCTCTTATTTTGGAGAAGTCACAGCGTGCAGGATGCTCAGGGGGAGGCTTTCATGGTTTGTCCGGGGATTGTCCGGGGCTGCTGCGTTCCGCAAAGAATTATCCACCCTTGCAAGCAGTGCTCAGGCTCTTGAGATGATCCGGAATTTTGAGGCCGGCCTCAAGGCTTGA
- a CDS encoding DUF1848 domain-containing protein: MTGPTGILSASRRTDIPGWYTPWFLNRIEKGYFIVTNPFNRQSRRVDSTPKDIHTIVFWSKNYGPFLDLDAHKILSRKGFHLFFNFTINTPVKALEPGLPDLPERLGQVRRIARHVSPAQVAWRFDPICFWEKSGGEFNNLDAFEYIAGQLSQMGIKQCITSFYDPYKKVTARIKRLTKPGTPMLKFIDPGMARKAKIIRSMAKSLNPLGMDLFLCCEKELMDAAGLHRFASHNSCINGRLYKTLFGGNPETRGDYGQRRKKGCQCTKSFDIGSYEDQPCFHNCLFCYARTGLDITKPSMG; this comes from the coding sequence TTGACTGGTCCGACCGGCATTTTGTCCGCCTCCAGGCGGACAGATATTCCAGGATGGTACACCCCTTGGTTTCTGAACAGAATTGAAAAAGGCTATTTTATTGTAACCAATCCATTTAACAGACAGTCCCGCAGGGTTGATTCCACCCCTAAAGACATTCACACCATTGTTTTCTGGTCTAAAAACTATGGCCCGTTTTTGGACTTAGACGCGCATAAAATTTTATCCCGGAAAGGATTTCACCTCTTTTTCAATTTTACCATCAATACACCTGTAAAAGCGCTTGAACCCGGCTTGCCTGATCTGCCGGAGCGTTTAGGTCAGGTCCGGCGTATTGCTCGTCACGTAAGTCCCGCACAGGTTGCCTGGCGTTTTGACCCCATTTGTTTTTGGGAGAAGAGCGGGGGGGAGTTTAACAACCTTGATGCCTTTGAATATATTGCAGGGCAATTGTCACAAATGGGTATCAAACAATGCATTACCAGTTTTTATGATCCATACAAAAAGGTGACTGCAAGAATCAAACGCCTGACTAAGCCGGGCACCCCCATGCTTAAATTCATAGATCCGGGCATGGCGCGTAAAGCAAAGATTATCCGCAGTATGGCTAAATCTCTCAATCCCCTTGGTATGGACCTTTTTTTATGCTGTGAAAAAGAATTGATGGATGCCGCCGGATTACACAGGTTTGCATCCCATAACAGCTGTATTAACGGGCGGCTTTATAAAACCCTGTTTGGCGGGAATCCGGAAACCCGCGGCGATTATGGACAACGGCGCAAAAAAGGCTGTCAATGCACAAAATCGTTTGATATTGGTTCCTATGAAGATCAGCCTTGTTTTCATAACTGCCTTTTCTGCTATGCCAGAACAGGCCTTGACATCACAAAACCGTCCATGGGTTGA
- a CDS encoding universal stress protein produces MIQKPKRILFASDLSTNMKEVFKHAVSLSTLSDANIIVLHVMDEAGKNSQRRVQRAFGETLYNSIRSEQKDGARNLLTGKNVDALGIKQAIAGFLEDKEVSPSEMEISSPIEKILVTESKSIADEITRTAVEEECDVIVIGCGHHSFIESAIGDNIARKVLKRTSVPVLVVPLLD; encoded by the coding sequence ATGATCCAGAAACCAAAACGTATATTGTTCGCCTCGGACCTGTCCACTAACATGAAAGAGGTGTTTAAACATGCCGTATCCCTTTCCACGCTAAGCGATGCGAACATCATCGTGCTTCATGTCATGGACGAGGCCGGCAAAAATTCACAACGGCGTGTACAACGCGCATTTGGTGAAACACTTTACAACTCGATAAGATCCGAACAAAAAGATGGGGCTCGGAACCTGCTCACGGGGAAAAATGTGGATGCTCTGGGTATCAAGCAAGCCATTGCGGGTTTTCTGGAGGACAAGGAAGTAAGTCCGTCAGAGATGGAGATAAGTTCTCCCATTGAAAAAATTCTTGTCACGGAAAGCAAGTCCATTGCCGATGAAATTACCCGGACAGCAGTTGAGGAAGAATGCGATGTCATTGTTATCGGGTGTGGGCACCACAGTTTTATAGAAAGTGCCATTGGAGATAACATTGCCCGTAAGGTGCTCAAACGAACTTCTGTTCCTGTGCTGGTGGTACCGTTGCTGGACTGA
- a CDS encoding sigma 54-interacting transcriptional regulator: protein MKNHGIWNLNFLNHILDAMAEGLFTLDQDGTITAWNRAMEKISGYTAEQALGQQCGLIKCSRCYDQTQPMDISQCKVLTQGQAEAKECFIRHKDGYDVPVIKNARLVRDEKNNVLGIVETLTDLTEIKAIKAREASAKQELKKRYALGNIIGKSAAMEKVFHAIRAAADSRATILIQGESGTGKELVARAIHYEAAGGQRPLVTVNCSALSETLLESELFGHVKGAFTGAHKDRIGRFEQADTGTIFLDEIGELTPYMQVKLLRVLQEREIERVGDTRKKKIDIRIIAATHKDLSTLTREGMFREDLYYRLKVFPIRLPPLRQRLEDIPLLVRSFIEKGNKHEDMDICNVTPDAMKALMAYPWPGNVRELENAIAHGFVLCRTREITCADLPDEVCSNNQSHTASPPGNDSFSHQPSFSPAPLTRERLVSLLYACNWNKAEVARQLGKSRTLVWKYMKKWDIPLKKD, encoded by the coding sequence GTGAAAAACCACGGAATCTGGAACCTCAATTTTTTAAACCATATTTTAGATGCTATGGCTGAAGGGCTGTTCACTTTGGACCAGGACGGTACCATTACAGCCTGGAACCGGGCCATGGAAAAAATAAGCGGCTACACCGCCGAACAGGCTTTGGGCCAACAATGCGGTCTGATCAAGTGCAGCCGGTGTTATGATCAGACACAACCGATGGATATATCCCAATGCAAGGTGCTGACACAAGGTCAAGCAGAAGCCAAAGAATGCTTTATCCGGCACAAGGACGGGTATGATGTTCCGGTTATTAAAAATGCCCGATTGGTCCGGGATGAAAAAAATAACGTGCTGGGCATTGTGGAAACCTTGACAGACTTGACGGAAATCAAAGCCATAAAGGCCCGGGAGGCCTCTGCCAAACAGGAACTTAAAAAACGTTACGCCCTTGGCAATATCATTGGAAAATCAGCAGCCATGGAAAAGGTGTTCCATGCCATCCGGGCGGCAGCAGACAGCCGGGCCACCATCCTGATTCAGGGAGAAAGCGGCACAGGCAAAGAGCTTGTGGCCCGGGCCATCCACTATGAGGCGGCCGGGGGGCAACGGCCTCTGGTAACGGTTAACTGCTCGGCATTGTCCGAAACGCTGCTGGAAAGTGAGTTATTCGGGCATGTTAAAGGGGCGTTTACCGGTGCGCATAAAGACCGGATAGGGCGGTTTGAGCAGGCAGACACCGGCACCATATTTCTTGATGAAATCGGAGAACTTACGCCGTATATGCAGGTAAAACTGCTGCGGGTGCTTCAAGAGAGGGAAATTGAGCGGGTGGGGGATACCCGGAAAAAGAAAATCGACATCCGGATTATTGCTGCCACCCATAAAGATTTAAGCACCCTCACCCGGGAGGGCATGTTTCGTGAGGATTTGTACTACCGACTTAAGGTGTTTCCTATCCGGCTTCCGCCGTTGCGGCAGCGGCTGGAGGATATACCGTTGCTGGTCCGCAGCTTTATCGAAAAGGGTAATAAACACGAGGACATGGACATCTGTAATGTAACCCCTGACGCCATGAAAGCACTGATGGCCTATCCATGGCCGGGAAATGTACGGGAACTGGAAAACGCCATTGCCCATGGATTTGTGCTCTGCCGTACCCGGGAAATAACTTGCGCAGATCTACCTGATGAGGTTTGCAGTAACAACCAATCTCATACTGCATCGCCGCCAGGAAACGATTCATTCTCACATCAACCTTCCTTTTCTCCGGCCCCTTTGACCCGGGAGCGTCTAGTGTCGCTTCTATATGCCTGCAACTGGAACAAGGCTGAGGTGGCGAGGCAACTTGGAAAAAGCCGCACCCTTGTCTGGAAGTACATGAAAAAATGGGACATCCCACTAAAAAAAGATTAA
- the putP gene encoding sodium/proline symporter PutP, with the protein MEILYFQFGLYLLLMLGIGYVSMKRTNNNEDFLIGGRTLGPVTTAISAGASDMSSWLLLGLPGAVFAKGLIGGFWISLGLAAGAYINWLVVAARLRAMTERMNAVTLPKFISKRFDDNSGLLKIVSAVVILIFFTLYVASGLKGGTLLFAHSFGASEETALIITTFVVVSYTFLGGYLAVCWTDLIQGLLMLAALVFCCTMAFTAVSGSGVDITAIRPEAFSFSTSWITGASLCAWGFGYFGQPHILARFIGIDSVESVPKARRVGTSWMLICLVLASLIGLVGIGYNAIHPMEGIAGPNGNSERIFLALTTALFHPVFSGFILAAVLAAVMSTADSQLLVLTSALTEDLPFFEHTKDQTRAWISRFGVLGFALLAFLIASNDSGSILAMVGYAWGGFGAAFGPLIILSLLWRGMTRYGALAGMVTGAVTIVIVKNFVTIEGEYFYELLPGFLLATISIVSVSLVTEKPCDATLAEFDKAQALCRTQSNEDEFLPSSLDLAE; encoded by the coding sequence ATGGAAATTTTATATTTTCAGTTTGGCCTGTATTTATTACTGATGCTGGGCATCGGCTATGTCTCGATGAAACGGACAAATAACAATGAAGATTTTTTGATCGGTGGCCGGACACTTGGCCCAGTCACAACCGCTATCAGCGCCGGCGCCTCAGACATGTCAAGCTGGCTTTTGCTTGGATTGCCCGGGGCTGTGTTTGCAAAGGGGTTAATCGGTGGTTTCTGGATTTCCCTCGGACTTGCCGCAGGTGCTTACATCAACTGGCTTGTTGTGGCGGCACGCCTGAGAGCGATGACTGAACGAATGAACGCAGTTACCCTTCCCAAGTTTATTTCCAAACGGTTTGACGACAATTCCGGCCTGCTTAAAATCGTCTCTGCCGTTGTTATTCTGATTTTTTTCACCTTATACGTTGCCTCCGGACTTAAAGGCGGCACTCTTTTATTTGCCCATAGCTTTGGGGCGTCCGAAGAAACCGCCCTTATAATCACCACTTTTGTGGTGGTCTCCTACACCTTTTTGGGCGGATATCTTGCCGTGTGCTGGACAGATTTAATCCAGGGGCTTCTCATGCTGGCCGCTCTAGTATTTTGCTGCACCATGGCCTTCACCGCAGTCTCCGGATCCGGGGTGGATATTACCGCCATCCGTCCCGAAGCATTTTCCTTTTCAACCTCTTGGATCACAGGGGCATCTCTTTGTGCCTGGGGTTTCGGATATTTTGGCCAGCCCCACATCCTGGCCCGGTTTATCGGGATCGACAGTGTGGAATCCGTGCCCAAGGCCAGGCGTGTCGGTACGTCTTGGATGTTGATCTGTCTTGTCCTGGCATCTCTGATCGGCCTTGTGGGAATCGGATACAATGCGATTCATCCCATGGAAGGCATTGCTGGGCCTAACGGCAACAGCGAGCGTATTTTTCTTGCACTGACAACGGCATTGTTCCATCCGGTTTTCAGTGGTTTTATTCTGGCGGCGGTCCTGGCAGCAGTCATGTCCACGGCTGATTCACAGCTGTTGGTCCTGACCTCGGCGCTGACAGAAGATCTTCCTTTTTTTGAACATACCAAAGACCAAACCCGGGCCTGGATCAGTCGGTTCGGCGTTTTGGGCTTTGCCCTGCTGGCCTTTTTGATTGCCTCAAACGATTCAGGCAGTATCCTGGCCATGGTGGGCTATGCCTGGGGCGGATTCGGTGCGGCCTTCGGGCCTTTGATTATCCTGTCTTTGCTCTGGCGGGGGATGACAAGATACGGGGCTCTGGCAGGAATGGTTACAGGGGCCGTGACCATTGTTATTGTTAAAAATTTTGTCACCATTGAGGGTGAGTACTTTTATGAATTGCTGCCTGGATTTTTACTTGCGACCATTTCCATTGTTTCTGTGAGCCTGGTAACTGAAAAACCGTGTGACGCGACACTTGCCGAATTTGATAAAGCCCAGGCCCTTTGCCGAACACAAAGCAATGAAGATGAATTTTTGCCATCTTCTTTAGATCTTGCGGAATAG
- a CDS encoding tRNA-dihydrouridine synthase family protein, with product MTDSCPCLILAPLQGVTDVVFRQTYVRHFTGIDQAMAPFISTMSSRRLKPSRLKDVDPELNKALPVVPQILGNQPDDFIYLGDYLFDMGYAQVNWNLGCPHSKIAKKMRGSGLLSHPDKIDVFLARVIPAMKPALSVKIRLGRKSKEEIRDLIQMFNSHKLDEIILHPRTGEQMYTGVADVDAFERAMSDCIHPMVYNGDIVDTASWERIRLRFPGINRFMIGRGILSNPFLPEQIKGVNIDYQNTEAQVRERLKNFHADLFNRYKQVFSGPGHLTGRMKGFWGYLGPSFENSKKPLKKLLKSNSEQDYLDRVCEFWEMKLRFCPGPK from the coding sequence ATGACAGATAGTTGCCCCTGTTTGATATTGGCCCCCCTGCAGGGGGTTACCGATGTGGTGTTCAGACAGACGTACGTACGGCATTTTACCGGTATTGACCAGGCCATGGCCCCGTTTATCTCCACCATGAGCAGCAGGCGACTGAAACCGTCCAGGCTCAAAGACGTAGATCCGGAATTGAACAAAGCACTGCCTGTCGTCCCCCAGATCCTGGGAAATCAGCCGGATGATTTTATCTATCTTGGGGATTACCTTTTTGACATGGGCTATGCCCAGGTGAACTGGAACCTTGGGTGCCCTCATTCAAAAATTGCAAAAAAAATGCGGGGATCGGGCCTTTTATCACACCCGGATAAAATAGATGTCTTCCTGGCCCGGGTAATCCCAGCTATGAAACCTGCTTTAAGCGTTAAAATCCGTCTGGGACGTAAAAGCAAAGAAGAGATCCGGGATTTGATTCAAATGTTTAATAGCCACAAACTTGACGAAATTATCCTGCATCCCAGAACCGGGGAGCAAATGTATACAGGGGTTGCTGATGTTGATGCCTTTGAACGGGCAATGAGCGACTGCATCCATCCCATGGTCTATAACGGGGATATTGTGGACACGGCATCATGGGAAAGAATCCGGCTGCGTTTTCCGGGAATCAATCGATTCATGATCGGCAGAGGTATTCTTTCCAACCCCTTTTTGCCCGAGCAGATCAAGGGGGTGAACATCGATTACCAAAACACCGAAGCCCAGGTACGTGAACGATTAAAAAATTTTCATGCAGATCTTTTTAACCGTTACAAACAGGTCTTTTCAGGCCCGGGGCACCTTACCGGAAGAATGAAAGGTTTCTGGGGCTATTTGGGCCCCTCCTTTGAGAACAGCAAAAAACCGTTAAAAAAATTGCTCAAGTCAAATTCAGAACAAGACTATTTAGATAGGGTCTGTGAATTTTGGGAAATGAAGTTAAGATTTTGTCCGGGCCCTAAATAA
- a CDS encoding GNAT family N-acetyltransferase, with product MDLKQVCPEKLLTAQASVKKINNGSRVFIGTGCGEPQHLIRAMVEDQSLQDIVVYQMLSTTLAEYLNDDNFSSRFSIKLFFISVLMRKFAFEGKIDYIPAYLSQIPKVFRNNEIGLDVALVQVSPPDAHGYCSLGISVDITLSGMKNARMTIAQVNPQMPRTWGDSLVHIDDIDYLVEYEEELLESLAKTKNQTVVERIGHYVSQLVDDGSTLQIGFGHLPHAIMPYLTGKKDLGIHTQVITDGLLPLFKQKVITNRKKNFLPERAVASLCMGSKELYKYIADNPMFYFRSSEFVNDPNVIARNDNLISISSALEVDLTGQICTDSKGYLFYSGIGDQVDFIRGSAMSKGGFSIVIIPSTAQNGQVSRIVTHLSEGAGVATTRGDIDLVVTEYGIAEIRRKSIFQRVMELAQIAHPKFRKELIEQAKQRHYIFSDQLPPTNQDLLFLVAYKYNMLLPSGKQLEVRPLQPSDEFESRNFYYSLQEDSIYFRFFNRRKVFSRRMLQQMWAQVDYSRNMTLIALMQQGKRKQIVAVASYAEVDPKNAEVAFLVQEELHGQGIATFMLNCLEKIARKNNYSGFTALVLAENRKMISVFKHTYPHAEFVRGESGEIEVTMPFDMIGKPNMDDDQLLE from the coding sequence ATGGATTTAAAACAAGTCTGTCCTGAGAAGCTACTTACCGCACAAGCAAGTGTAAAAAAAATTAACAATGGTTCCCGGGTATTCATCGGTACAGGATGCGGAGAGCCCCAGCACCTGATTCGAGCCATGGTTGAGGATCAGTCACTCCAGGATATTGTTGTATATCAAATGCTGTCAACCACCTTGGCGGAATATCTCAATGACGACAATTTCTCGTCCAGGTTTTCCATTAAACTGTTTTTTATTTCCGTTCTTATGCGTAAATTTGCATTTGAAGGAAAGATTGACTATATCCCGGCCTACCTGTCCCAGATTCCAAAGGTTTTTCGGAATAATGAAATCGGCCTGGATGTTGCCTTGGTTCAGGTCAGCCCGCCGGATGCCCATGGGTATTGTTCTCTGGGTATTTCCGTGGATATCACCCTTTCGGGGATGAAAAATGCGCGGATGACCATCGCCCAGGTCAATCCCCAAATGCCCAGAACCTGGGGCGATTCTTTGGTGCACATCGACGATATCGATTATTTAGTGGAATACGAAGAGGAGCTTTTAGAATCCCTGGCCAAGACAAAAAACCAAACCGTGGTCGAACGTATCGGCCATTATGTCAGCCAGCTGGTGGATGACGGTTCCACCCTGCAGATCGGTTTTGGGCATCTGCCCCATGCCATCATGCCTTATCTGACCGGGAAAAAAGATCTTGGTATACATACCCAGGTGATAACGGACGGTCTTTTGCCTTTGTTTAAACAGAAGGTCATTACCAACCGCAAAAAAAATTTTCTTCCAGAACGGGCTGTTGCGTCCCTGTGCATGGGATCAAAGGAATTATATAAATATATAGCCGACAATCCCATGTTTTATTTCAGGTCTTCTGAATTTGTGAACGATCCCAATGTTATCGCTAGAAATGATAACCTGATCTCCATCAGTTCTGCTTTGGAGGTGGATCTGACAGGACAGATATGCACGGACTCAAAAGGATATCTGTTTTATTCGGGCATCGGTGACCAGGTGGATTTTATCCGGGGGTCTGCCATGTCCAAAGGCGGATTTTCCATTGTTATCATCCCATCCACGGCCCAAAACGGCCAGGTCTCCAGGATTGTTACGCATTTAAGCGAAGGGGCAGGCGTGGCAACAACCCGAGGGGACATTGACCTTGTGGTCACTGAATACGGTATTGCAGAAATTCGGCGGAAAAGCATTTTCCAGCGGGTTATGGAATTGGCCCAGATTGCCCATCCAAAATTCCGTAAAGAACTTATTGAACAGGCCAAACAACGCCATTATATTTTCAGCGACCAGCTGCCGCCTACAAACCAGGACCTGTTGTTTCTCGTTGCATATAAATACAATATGCTTTTGCCCAGTGGAAAACAGTTGGAAGTCCGACCGCTTCAGCCTTCAGATGAATTCGAATCAAGAAATTTTTACTATTCCCTCCAGGAAGATTCCATCTATTTTAGATTTTTCAACCGGCGCAAAGTGTTCTCAAGGCGCATGCTTCAGCAGATGTGGGCCCAGGTAGATTACAGTCGGAATATGACCCTGATTGCCCTTATGCAGCAGGGCAAACGCAAACAGATTGTGGCGGTTGCGTCTTACGCAGAAGTGGACCCCAAGAATGCAGAAGTGGCCTTTTTGGTGCAAGAGGAATTGCATGGTCAGGGAATTGCCACCTTTATGCTGAACTGCCTTGAAAAAATTGCTCGGAAGAACAATTATTCCGGTTTCACAGCCCTTGTCCTGGCCGAAAACCGGAAAATGATCAGTGTGTTTAAACACACCTATCCCCACGCAGAATTTGTACGGGGAGAAAGTGGCGAAATTGAAGTAACCATGCCCTTTGACATGATTGGAAAGCCAAATATGGATGATGATCAGTTGCTGGAATAA